The Myxococcota bacterium genome has a segment encoding these proteins:
- a CDS encoding cytochrome P450 yields the protein MAETLEYDPFAEIMRHDPFPVYARLRAESPVHYVERLDAWALSRFEDVWSAGQDGEHFDQPGPSFQNIGDEEPPIFQGDDPGRRTIFMMNPPHHTALRKALTRYFSPRAVAELEGDVRAQVRACLAKVLPTGRMDAIADLAGQVSVAVACRLIGLPAEDGAMLSGLVARFFSREPGVEGMSPAAMAAAVELNEYLKRTVALRRREGVGARDDILDVYLAQAFDGQPYDDDEMAGHLMTLVVGGTETLPKVFAGGVLQLARHPAQRAHLVARPDEIRDAFTEILRYEMPTQLLTRKVRRDVELRGQRLREGQGVLLLYRSANRDENEFAEPDRFDVARRPPRILSFGHGGHVCLGQHAARLEARVMYEELLAAVPEYDVPEASVVRAHSEFVDGYLAMPIEFEKRELAG from the coding sequence ATGGCCGAGACGCTCGAGTACGACCCGTTCGCCGAGATCATGCGCCACGACCCGTTCCCGGTCTACGCGCGGCTGCGCGCCGAGAGCCCTGTGCACTACGTCGAGCGGCTCGACGCGTGGGCGCTGTCGCGCTTCGAGGACGTGTGGAGCGCGGGCCAGGACGGCGAGCACTTCGACCAGCCCGGCCCCTCGTTCCAGAACATCGGCGACGAGGAGCCGCCGATCTTCCAGGGCGACGACCCGGGCCGGCGCACCATCTTCATGATGAACCCGCCGCACCACACGGCGCTGCGCAAGGCGCTGACCCGCTACTTCTCGCCGCGCGCCGTCGCGGAGCTCGAAGGCGACGTGCGCGCGCAGGTGCGCGCGTGCCTGGCGAAGGTGCTGCCGACGGGGCGCATGGACGCCATCGCCGACCTCGCGGGGCAGGTCTCGGTCGCCGTCGCGTGCCGGCTGATCGGCCTCCCGGCCGAGGACGGCGCGATGCTCTCGGGCCTCGTCGCGCGCTTCTTCTCGCGCGAGCCGGGCGTCGAGGGCATGTCGCCCGCGGCGATGGCCGCGGCCGTCGAGCTGAACGAGTACCTGAAGCGCACGGTCGCGCTGCGGCGTCGCGAGGGCGTCGGCGCGCGCGACGACATCCTCGACGTCTACCTCGCGCAGGCCTTCGACGGCCAGCCGTACGACGACGACGAGATGGCCGGCCACCTGATGACGCTCGTCGTCGGCGGCACGGAGACGCTGCCGAAGGTCTTCGCGGGCGGCGTGCTGCAGCTCGCGCGCCACCCCGCGCAGCGCGCGCATCTCGTCGCGCGCCCCGACGAGATCCGGGACGCGTTCACCGAGATCCTCCGCTACGAGATGCCGACCCAGCTCCTCACGCGCAAGGTCCGCAGGGACGTCGAGCTGCGCGGCCAGCGCCTGCGCGAGGGGCAGGGCGTGCTGCTCCTCTACCGCTCGGCGAACCGCGACGAGAACGAGTTCGCCGAGCCCGACCGCTTCGACGTCGCGCGCCGCCCGCCGCGCATCCTCTCCTTCGGCCACGGCGGCCACGTCTGCCTCGGCCAGCACGCGGCGCGCCTCGAGGCGCGCGTCATGTACGAGGAGCTGCTCGCCGCCGTGCCCGAGTACGACGTGCCCGAGGCAAGCGTCGTGCGCGCGCACAGCGAGTTCGTCGACGGCTATCTCGCGATGCCGATCGAGTTCGAGAAGCGCGAGCTCGCGGGCTAG
- a CDS encoding enoyl-CoA hydratase/isomerase family protein, whose amino-acid sequence MTALLRVEHLPLVEAGRGDDVAALLTLDRPDKLNAIDLAMVEALDAALDEADADARVRCVLVRGEGRAFSAGGDLEKYVALQRDPVAFPHFVAELHRVFGRLRRLRVPAVALVNGVTAAGGLELLIACDLAIAARSARIGDAHQNFGQMGGGGVLSLLPRMIGWQRAAELVFSGRFLPAEEAKDWGLVASVVDDEALLEAGLAFAREVARKSPLAIAKAKQTMAALWEDRVPLEASLRLERETNNVYCLTSEDAREGLDAFASKRDPRFRGC is encoded by the coding sequence ATGACGGCCCTGCTCCGCGTCGAGCATCTGCCGCTGGTCGAGGCCGGGCGCGGCGACGACGTCGCGGCGCTCCTGACGCTCGACCGGCCCGACAAGCTGAACGCGATCGATCTCGCGATGGTCGAGGCCCTCGACGCCGCGCTCGACGAGGCCGACGCGGACGCGCGCGTGCGCTGCGTGCTCGTGCGCGGCGAGGGACGCGCCTTCAGCGCGGGCGGCGACCTCGAGAAGTACGTCGCACTGCAGCGCGACCCGGTCGCATTCCCGCACTTCGTGGCCGAGCTGCACCGCGTCTTCGGGCGGCTCCGGCGGCTGCGCGTGCCGGCCGTCGCGCTCGTCAACGGCGTCACCGCCGCCGGGGGGCTCGAGCTCCTGATCGCGTGCGACCTCGCCATCGCCGCGCGCTCGGCGCGCATCGGCGACGCGCACCAGAACTTCGGGCAGATGGGCGGCGGCGGCGTGCTGAGCCTGCTTCCGCGCATGATCGGCTGGCAGCGCGCGGCCGAGCTCGTGTTCTCGGGGCGCTTCCTGCCCGCCGAGGAGGCGAAGGACTGGGGGCTCGTCGCCTCCGTCGTCGACGACGAGGCGCTGCTCGAGGCGGGCCTCGCGTTCGCGCGCGAGGTCGCGCGCAAGAGCCCGCTCGCGATCGCGAAGGCGAAGCAGACGATGGCCGCGCTGTGGGAGGACCGCGTCCCGCTCGAAGCGAGCCTGCGCCTCGAGCGCGAGACCAACAACGTCTACTGCCTCACGTCCGAGGACGCGCGCGAGGGGCTCGACGCGTTCGCGAGCAAGCGCGACCCGCGCTTCCGCGGATGCTAG
- a CDS encoding DUF3604 domain-containing protein — MPLAPRVRFLSPALLAATFAALVSAPGAASADAVERPYAVTEQREACADYQPLRKPLFGDTHVHTAFSFDASTQDTRNTPRDAYRFAKGERVGLQPYDAKGQALRSAQLERPLDFTVVTDHAEMLGEVRTCNDPSAPGYDSDLCWLYQNMRPVLTAPLAVRGMVLKQRWNFCPAATADAELCHGNTRSAWNDIRAAAEEAYDRSAECRFTSFVGYEWTATATSQNLHRNVVFRNDRVTDLPSNWIEDASAWQHWQDLRRECLDAGTGCDALTIPHNSNLGGDGLMFMTAKLTSLADANGEVTREEAVLRQRMEPVIEIMQHKGDSECLLAGDTVDEACGFEKLPYDSFAGAQISRAPVMTNTGLLSDIGKPKRSAMVREALKKGLALEKELGVNPLKYGIIASTDTHLGTPGLVDERNAKGHGGAGLAAGAGLAPGLPDNLENNPGGLAVVWAEENARDSIFAALTRRETYGTSGPRHVVRFFGGWDYPDDLCAAPDFAARGYAGGVPMGGDLPEPGAAGGAPVFAVSALADPGTPASPGTPLQRVQIVKGWVDAKGATHEKVYDVAGGDNGASVDTSTCATSGDGAANLCAVWRDPAFDAKQGAFYYARVLENPTCRWSQQRCVAGGVDCSRPETITRGFEPCCAADHRKTVQERAWTSPIWYAP, encoded by the coding sequence ATGCCGCTCGCGCCCCGCGTCCGCTTCCTCTCGCCCGCGCTCCTCGCGGCGACGTTCGCCGCGCTCGTCTCCGCTCCGGGAGCCGCGTCGGCCGACGCCGTCGAGCGCCCCTACGCCGTCACGGAGCAGCGCGAGGCGTGCGCCGACTACCAGCCGCTGCGCAAGCCGCTCTTCGGCGACACCCACGTGCACACCGCGTTCTCGTTCGACGCGTCGACCCAGGACACGCGCAACACGCCGCGCGACGCGTACCGCTTCGCGAAGGGCGAGCGCGTCGGGCTCCAGCCGTACGACGCGAAGGGCCAGGCGCTGCGCAGCGCGCAGCTCGAGCGCCCGCTCGACTTCACGGTCGTCACGGACCACGCCGAGATGCTGGGCGAGGTGCGCACGTGCAACGACCCGAGCGCGCCCGGCTACGACAGCGACCTGTGCTGGCTCTACCAGAACATGCGCCCCGTGCTCACGGCGCCGCTCGCGGTGCGCGGCATGGTGCTCAAGCAGCGCTGGAACTTCTGCCCCGCGGCGACCGCGGACGCCGAGCTCTGCCACGGCAACACGCGCAGCGCGTGGAACGACATCCGCGCCGCCGCCGAGGAGGCGTACGACCGCAGCGCCGAGTGCCGCTTCACGAGCTTCGTCGGCTACGAGTGGACGGCCACGGCGACGTCGCAGAACCTGCACCGCAACGTCGTCTTCCGGAACGACCGCGTGACGGACCTGCCGTCGAACTGGATCGAGGACGCTTCCGCCTGGCAGCACTGGCAGGATCTGCGGCGCGAGTGCCTCGACGCCGGCACCGGCTGCGACGCGCTCACCATCCCGCACAACTCGAACCTCGGCGGCGACGGCCTCATGTTCATGACGGCGAAGCTCACGTCGCTCGCCGACGCGAACGGCGAGGTGACGCGCGAGGAGGCCGTGCTGCGCCAGCGCATGGAGCCCGTCATCGAGATCATGCAGCACAAGGGCGACTCGGAGTGCCTGCTCGCGGGCGACACGGTCGACGAGGCGTGCGGCTTCGAGAAGCTCCCCTACGACAGCTTCGCGGGCGCGCAGATCTCGCGCGCGCCGGTCATGACGAACACCGGGCTGCTGAGCGACATCGGCAAGCCGAAGCGCAGCGCGATGGTGCGCGAGGCGCTCAAGAAAGGGCTCGCGCTCGAGAAGGAGCTCGGCGTGAACCCGCTCAAGTACGGGATCATCGCGAGCACGGACACGCACCTCGGCACGCCCGGACTCGTCGACGAGCGCAACGCGAAGGGCCACGGCGGCGCCGGCCTCGCGGCCGGTGCGGGCCTCGCGCCCGGCCTGCCCGACAACCTCGAGAACAACCCGGGCGGGCTCGCCGTCGTGTGGGCCGAGGAGAACGCGCGCGACTCGATCTTCGCGGCACTCACGCGACGCGAGACGTACGGCACGAGCGGCCCGCGCCACGTCGTGCGCTTCTTCGGCGGCTGGGACTACCCCGACGACCTGTGCGCGGCGCCCGACTTCGCGGCGCGAGGCTATGCGGGCGGCGTGCCGATGGGCGGCGACCTCCCGGAGCCCGGCGCGGCGGGCGGCGCGCCCGTGTTCGCGGTGTCCGCGCTCGCCGACCCGGGCACGCCCGCCTCGCCCGGCACGCCGCTCCAGCGCGTGCAGATCGTGAAGGGCTGGGTCGACGCGAAGGGCGCGACGCACGAGAAGGTCTACGACGTCGCCGGAGGCGACAACGGCGCGAGCGTCGACACCTCGACGTGCGCGACGAGCGGTGACGGCGCCGCGAACCTGTGCGCCGTGTGGCGCGACCCCGCCTTCGACGCGAAGCAGGGCGCCTTCTACTACGCGCGCGTGCTCGAGAACCCGACGTGCCGCTGGAGCCAGCAGCGCTGCGTCGCGGGCGGCGTCGACTGCAGCCGGCCCGAGACGATCACGCGCGGCTTCGAGCCGTGCTGCGCGGCCGACCACCGCAAGACCGTGCAGGAGCGCGCCTGGACGTCGCCGATCTGGTACGCGCCGTAG
- a CDS encoding SDR family NAD(P)-dependent oxidoreductase codes for MTGAHGGARFDFAGRTAIVAGACGGIGRAVVGRFADSGANVVAADVDADALVALASGWSSPSALETVVCDVAREEGAAAATRAAIARFGRIDVLANVAGGSRPGVTADALALDDWRAVVDANLTSTFLLARAVIPHMARARGGAIVNVASGAGIRGMRRNPAYVAAKGGVVALTRALAMDHAADGIRVNCVSPGPVLTPLMERNRTPEEREVIARQSMSGRLGHPEELAAAIAFLASDAASYVNGETLQVDGGFATLV; via the coding sequence ATGACGGGCGCACACGGCGGCGCGCGCTTCGACTTCGCGGGGCGCACGGCGATCGTCGCGGGTGCGTGTGGCGGCATCGGCCGCGCCGTCGTCGGCCGCTTCGCCGATTCGGGCGCGAACGTCGTCGCGGCGGACGTCGATGCGGATGCGCTCGTCGCGCTCGCGTCGGGCTGGTCGTCGCCGAGCGCACTCGAGACGGTCGTCTGCGACGTCGCGCGAGAGGAGGGCGCGGCGGCCGCCACGCGCGCGGCGATCGCGCGCTTCGGGCGCATCGACGTGCTCGCGAACGTCGCGGGCGGGAGCCGTCCCGGCGTCACCGCCGATGCGCTCGCGCTCGACGACTGGCGCGCGGTCGTCGACGCGAACCTGACCTCGACGTTCCTGCTCGCACGCGCGGTGATCCCGCACATGGCGCGCGCGCGCGGCGGCGCGATCGTGAACGTCGCCTCGGGCGCCGGCATTCGCGGGATGCGCCGCAACCCGGCCTACGTCGCGGCCAAGGGCGGCGTCGTCGCGCTCACGCGCGCGCTCGCGATGGACCATGCGGCCGACGGCATCCGCGTGAACTGCGTGTCGCCGGGGCCCGTGCTCACGCCGCTCATGGAGCGCAATCGCACGCCGGAGGAGCGCGAGGTGATCGCGCGCCAGAGCATGAGCGGGAGGCTCGGACATCCCGAGGAGCTGGCCGCGGCGATCGCCTTCCTCGCGAGCGACGCCGCGTCCTACGTCAACGGCGAGACGCTCCAGGTCGACGGTGGCTTCGCGACGCTCGTCTGA
- a CDS encoding nuclear transport factor 2 family protein — translation MTTDEEQELLAALALPEAPCASAEERLRALEDEREIRELVRLYGYLCDARRWDDLLALYTDDIERTLGGTLREHVKGKAALREKLVAPTLERRRADDAAAPPPDRLLALSFRHLMASEVVRRTSADEATAVVQYTLVATRDDGVEPSRGAHEGSYVFRFRRGRDGRWRFCAQTIFSDNARNPMFRAGAR, via the coding sequence ATGACGACCGACGAAGAGCAGGAGCTGCTCGCCGCGCTCGCGCTTCCCGAAGCGCCGTGCGCGAGCGCCGAGGAGCGGCTGCGCGCGCTCGAGGACGAGCGCGAGATCCGCGAGCTCGTCCGCCTCTACGGCTACCTGTGCGACGCGCGGCGCTGGGACGATCTGCTCGCGCTCTACACCGACGACATCGAGCGCACGCTCGGCGGGACGCTGCGCGAGCACGTGAAGGGGAAGGCCGCGCTGCGCGAGAAGCTCGTCGCACCGACGCTCGAGCGGCGCCGCGCGGACGACGCGGCCGCGCCGCCCCCCGACCGCCTGCTCGCGCTCTCGTTCCGCCACCTGATGGCGAGCGAGGTCGTGCGCCGCACGAGCGCCGACGAGGCGACGGCCGTCGTGCAGTACACGCTCGTCGCGACGCGCGACGACGGCGTCGAGCCGTCGCGCGGCGCGCACGAGGGCTCCTACGTCTTCCGCTTCCGCCGCGGCCGCGACGGGCGCTGGCGCTTCTGCGCGCAGACGATCTTCAGCGACAACGCGCGCAACCCCATGTTCCGCGCGGGCGCGCGATGA
- the bfr gene encoding bacterioferritin encodes MKGDTGIIEALNDVLTAELTAINQYFIHHKMCANWGYRRLSAKKREESIEEMKHADEMIERILYLDGVPNMQRLSPVRVGEDAVEQHELDLALELEAVKRLNDAIALCRDKGDNGSRELLERVLVEEEESVDWLETQLHLVREVGRERYLAEMIHE; translated from the coding sequence ATGAAGGGCGACACCGGGATCATCGAGGCGTTGAACGACGTCCTGACCGCCGAGCTCACGGCGATCAACCAGTACTTCATCCACCACAAGATGTGCGCGAACTGGGGCTATCGACGGCTCTCCGCCAAGAAGCGCGAGGAGTCGATCGAGGAGATGAAGCACGCCGACGAGATGATCGAGCGCATCCTCTACCTCGACGGCGTGCCGAACATGCAGCGCCTGTCGCCCGTGCGCGTCGGCGAGGACGCGGTCGAGCAGCACGAGCTCGACCTCGCGCTCGAGCTCGAGGCCGTGAAGCGCCTGAACGACGCGATCGCGCTCTGCCGCGACAAGGGCGACAACGGCTCGCGCGAGCTGCTCGAGCGCGTGCTCGTCGAGGAAGAGGAATCGGTCGACTGGCTCGAGACGCAGCTGCACCTCGTGCGCGAGGTCGGCCGCGAGCGCTACCTCGCCGAGATGATCCACGAGTGA
- a CDS encoding (2Fe-2S)-binding protein, with amino-acid sequence MLVCHCNGVSDRAIRKAIRKGARSATEIGMRTGAGTCCGGCLGTVNELLRSEASSARDRATPPEIVALPVVRA; translated from the coding sequence ATGCTCGTCTGCCACTGCAACGGCGTCTCCGATCGCGCGATCCGCAAGGCCATCCGCAAGGGCGCGCGCAGCGCGACCGAGATCGGCATGCGGACCGGTGCCGGCACCTGCTGCGGCGGCTGCCTCGGCACCGTGAACGAGCTCCTCCGAAGCGAGGCGAGCAGCGCGCGCGATCGCGCGACGCCGCCCGAGATCGTCGCCCTCCCCGTCGTCCGCGCCTAG
- a CDS encoding SDR family oxidoreductase, protein MASDDAVRAPSPSELFDLRGANALVVGASSGLGARMARVLASAGAGVALAARRRDRLDEEAAHIRAGGASCAVVEADAARAGEMERAVAEAEAALGELSLLVYVAGISPLGRAERHARAKWDQALAVNLTGAFDASQAVGARWIERGTRGAIVLVGSILSLGASATHKTVGYSASKAGLANLGRQLAVEWAPHGIRVNSILPGYFATEMTIDPAHGDIAPDQRARMETFTPMGRVGAVEEIDTALLFLASPASSFVTGALVPVDGGWTAW, encoded by the coding sequence ATGGCGAGCGACGACGCAGTGCGCGCACCGAGCCCTTCCGAACTCTTCGATCTGCGCGGCGCGAACGCGCTCGTGGTCGGCGCATCGAGCGGGCTCGGCGCGCGCATGGCGCGCGTGCTCGCGAGCGCGGGCGCCGGCGTCGCGCTCGCCGCGCGCCGCCGCGACCGGCTCGACGAGGAAGCCGCGCACATCCGAGCGGGCGGCGCATCCTGCGCGGTCGTCGAGGCCGACGCCGCGCGCGCAGGCGAGATGGAGCGCGCGGTCGCCGAGGCCGAAGCCGCGCTCGGCGAACTGTCGCTGCTCGTCTACGTCGCCGGCATCTCGCCGCTCGGCCGCGCCGAGCGCCACGCGCGCGCGAAGTGGGATCAGGCGCTCGCCGTGAACCTGACGGGTGCGTTCGACGCGTCGCAAGCCGTCGGTGCGCGCTGGATCGAGCGCGGAACGCGCGGCGCGATCGTCCTGGTCGGCTCGATCCTCTCGTTGGGCGCGAGCGCGACCCACAAGACCGTCGGCTACTCGGCCTCGAAGGCCGGCCTCGCGAACCTCGGGCGCCAGCTCGCCGTCGAGTGGGCGCCCCACGGCATCCGCGTCAACTCGATCCTGCCCGGCTACTTCGCGACCGAGATGACGATCGACCCCGCGCACGGCGACATCGCGCCCGACCAGCGCGCGCGCATGGAGACGTTCACGCCGATGGGCCGCGTCGGCGCCGTCGAGGAGATCGACACGGCGTTGTTGTTCCTCGCGTCGCCGGCATCGAGCTTCGTGACCGGTGCGCTCGTGCCGGTCGACGGCGGCTGGACGGCCTGGTAG
- a CDS encoding OB-fold domain-containing protein translates to MTSGRPAAAGAAAARPAPRIDADAAPFWDALSRRELVLERCSACDRRRFPPLVACPYCGATESRRERASGRGALYSWIVVHRAFSDAFAADAPYTVGTVELDEGCRVLARIEGADGRLAAGLRLRAAFRDHPHADATPAWTELYFTPQAEAAPHA, encoded by the coding sequence ATGACATCCGGACGTCCCGCCGCGGCCGGCGCGGCGGCCGCGAGACCGGCGCCGCGGATCGACGCCGACGCCGCGCCGTTCTGGGACGCGCTCTCGCGCCGCGAGCTCGTGCTCGAGCGCTGCTCGGCGTGCGACCGCCGCCGCTTCCCGCCGCTCGTCGCGTGCCCGTACTGCGGCGCGACCGAGTCGCGCCGCGAGCGCGCGAGCGGCCGGGGCGCGCTCTACTCGTGGATCGTCGTGCACCGCGCCTTCTCCGACGCGTTCGCGGCCGACGCGCCGTACACCGTCGGCACGGTCGAGCTCGACGAGGGCTGCCGCGTGCTCGCGCGCATCGAGGGCGCGGACGGACGGCTCGCCGCCGGTCTGCGCCTGCGCGCCGCGTTCCGCGACCACCCGCACGCGGATGCCACGCCCGCGTGGACGGAGCTCTACTTCACGCCGCAAGCCGAGGCCGCGCCCCATGCCTAG
- a CDS encoding AMP-binding protein: protein MDAPNAPAARHRARAERAEAWRRAGLWDASTLWSRAAAHAAERPDALAVVDRDGARAHTYAAVVDAARALAAHLRARGVEAGHVVSVQLPNQVEAVVAALAVQALGAVLNPLLPGYRRHELEHVFRVARPRAIVTPVTYRGFAYAPLVDEVRAATGVAAWHVAAAGLDGDDATVEAGDASFARACAGAPADAASLGGRADALSEVIFTSGTEAAPKAVLHTEETTNFSVRAAWSDMGLRDDDVVWMPSPVGHSTGFNYGLRMALYHGLPLVLQDRWSADVALALVERFRCSYTLAATTFLQDLVEAARALVPARPLASLRCFGCGGAPVPPDLVTAAREVGIDVRRLYGSTEVLVATWNRADTSLARKRDTDGAPLAHVEVELRDEDGKRCAPGEPGEIFTRGPNTCVGFLDDPEREARTISDDGWVRSGDLATADAQGFVSIVGRRKDIVIRGGLNIAPREVEDLMLAFDEVERVAIVGVPDARLGERCCACVVLRAGAELDLATAVERLRGVGLATHKLPERLERFDALPTTASGKIQKFRIQELLAERAR from the coding sequence ATGGACGCCCCGAACGCGCCGGCCGCGCGGCATCGCGCGCGCGCGGAGCGCGCCGAGGCCTGGCGGCGCGCAGGCCTCTGGGATGCATCGACGCTGTGGAGCCGCGCCGCGGCGCACGCGGCGGAGCGGCCCGACGCGCTCGCCGTCGTCGACCGCGACGGCGCGCGCGCCCACACCTACGCCGCCGTCGTCGACGCGGCGCGCGCGCTCGCCGCGCACCTGCGCGCGCGCGGCGTCGAGGCGGGCCACGTCGTCTCCGTGCAGCTCCCCAATCAGGTGGAAGCCGTCGTCGCCGCGCTCGCCGTGCAGGCGCTCGGCGCCGTGCTGAACCCGCTGCTCCCGGGCTACCGGCGCCACGAGCTCGAGCACGTGTTCCGCGTCGCGCGGCCGCGCGCGATCGTCACGCCCGTCACCTACCGCGGCTTCGCCTACGCACCGCTCGTCGACGAGGTGCGCGCGGCGACCGGCGTCGCGGCCTGGCACGTCGCGGCGGCCGGCCTCGACGGCGACGACGCCACCGTCGAGGCCGGCGACGCGAGCTTCGCGCGCGCGTGCGCGGGAGCGCCCGCGGACGCGGCGTCGCTCGGCGGGCGCGCCGACGCGCTCTCCGAGGTCATCTTCACGTCCGGCACCGAGGCCGCGCCGAAGGCCGTGCTGCACACCGAGGAGACGACCAACTTCTCGGTGCGCGCGGCGTGGAGCGACATGGGCCTGCGCGACGACGACGTCGTGTGGATGCCGTCGCCGGTCGGGCACTCGACCGGCTTCAACTACGGGCTGCGCATGGCGCTCTACCACGGCCTCCCGCTCGTGCTGCAGGACCGCTGGAGCGCGGACGTCGCGCTCGCGCTCGTCGAGCGCTTCCGCTGCTCGTACACGCTCGCGGCGACGACGTTCCTGCAGGATCTGGTGGAGGCCGCGCGCGCGCTCGTTCCCGCGCGGCCGCTCGCGTCGCTGCGCTGCTTCGGCTGCGGCGGCGCGCCCGTGCCGCCCGACCTCGTCACCGCGGCGCGCGAGGTCGGCATCGACGTGCGGCGGCTCTACGGCTCGACCGAGGTGCTCGTCGCGACGTGGAACCGTGCCGACACCTCGCTCGCGCGCAAGCGCGACACCGACGGCGCGCCACTCGCCCACGTCGAGGTCGAGCTGCGCGACGAGGACGGCAAGCGCTGCGCGCCGGGCGAGCCCGGCGAGATCTTCACGCGCGGCCCGAACACGTGCGTGGGCTTCCTCGACGACCCCGAGCGCGAGGCGCGCACGATCTCGGACGACGGCTGGGTGCGCTCGGGCGACCTCGCGACGGCGGACGCGCAGGGCTTCGTCTCGATCGTCGGGCGGCGCAAGGACATCGTGATCCGCGGCGGCCTCAACATCGCGCCGCGCGAGGTGGAGGACCTGATGCTCGCGTTCGACGAGGTCGAGCGCGTCGCGATCGTCGGCGTGCCCGACGCGCGGCTCGGCGAGCGCTGCTGCGCGTGCGTCGTGCTGCGCGCCGGCGCCGAGCTCGACCTCGCGACCGCAGTCGAGCGCCTGCGCGGCGTCGGGCTCGCGACGCACAAGCTGCCCGAGCGGCTCGAGCGCTTCGACGCGCTGCCGACGACCGCGTCGGGCAAGATCCAGAAGTTCCGCATCCAGGAGCTCCTGGCGGAGCGCGCGCGATGA
- a CDS encoding dihydrodipicolinate synthase family protein has translation MTPRMHVMSITPFDARGALDEAALRAHVRRLADAGIGVFLGSYGTGEGKLLRGDEVRRLYAVGVEASDGRVPVVAAALGLGATDDVVERAREARALGVDAVQIHPPLAGPATIAPRENEIDAYYDAVLAALDFPLVLSNEVLMVGYGLAPERMCALAASHGQVVGINWTDPDPSSLARVVRGLADAERAVPVRVGLTAQLPLALVLGAEGLVSFEANVVPALCADVARAFDAGDLAAFRARFARLMDWNLALGRAMTPRSVKAVLAARGEPGTALRAPYRALDGELAHWLERDVARIEAAGARDATEEGTR, from the coding sequence GTGACGCCCCGCATGCACGTCATGAGCATCACGCCCTTCGACGCGCGCGGCGCGCTCGACGAGGCGGCGCTCCGCGCCCACGTGCGCCGCCTCGCGGACGCCGGCATCGGCGTGTTCCTGGGGAGCTACGGGACGGGCGAGGGCAAGCTGCTGCGCGGCGACGAGGTGCGGCGGCTCTATGCCGTCGGTGTCGAGGCGAGCGACGGCCGCGTGCCCGTCGTCGCGGCCGCGCTCGGGCTCGGCGCGACCGACGACGTGGTCGAGCGCGCGCGCGAGGCGCGCGCGCTCGGCGTCGACGCGGTGCAGATCCACCCACCGCTCGCGGGCCCGGCGACGATCGCGCCGCGCGAGAACGAGATCGACGCCTACTACGACGCCGTGCTCGCCGCGCTCGACTTCCCGCTCGTGCTGAGCAACGAGGTCCTGATGGTCGGCTACGGGCTCGCGCCCGAGCGCATGTGCGCGCTCGCGGCGTCGCACGGCCAGGTGGTCGGCATCAACTGGACGGACCCCGACCCGTCGTCGCTCGCGCGCGTCGTGCGCGGCCTCGCGGACGCGGAGCGCGCGGTGCCGGTGCGCGTCGGACTCACGGCGCAGCTCCCGCTCGCGCTCGTGCTCGGGGCCGAGGGCCTCGTGAGCTTCGAGGCCAACGTCGTCCCCGCTCTGTGCGCCGACGTCGCGCGCGCCTTCGACGCGGGCGATCTCGCGGCGTTCCGCGCGCGCTTCGCGCGGCTGATGGACTGGAACCTGGCGCTCGGCCGCGCGATGACGCCGCGCTCCGTGAAGGCCGTGCTCGCCGCGCGCGGCGAGCCGGGCACGGCGCTGCGCGCGCCCTATCGCGCGCTCGACGGCGAGCTCGCGCACTGGCTCGAGCGCGACGTCGCGCGCATCGAGGCGGCGGGGGCGCGCGACGCGACCGAGGAGGGAACGCGATGA